A region of Aphelocoma coerulescens isolate FSJ_1873_10779 unplaced genomic scaffold, UR_Acoe_1.0 HiC_scaffold_566, whole genome shotgun sequence DNA encodes the following proteins:
- the SWSAP1 gene encoding ATPase SWSAP1, translating to MAAALQRALGPEAAAAAPGGGSEAAEPGRGSDAALPPLPVLVLGPAGSGRTSLLLRVALAGGADGPRALFLAPSAIPRLPGGPGGPGTDPRALQRLELRYPRSLSSLRRELLSLSPRPPPLLLLDGLERYLGSSPGLPARLAALLLETTRTPVPRPPGPPPGPPPGPPPQPPQLLVALRLPPPAPHVLATLLRFFPARCRLGTARHGPARITLRCPGSPARRWRLSLGTPGHPAPRGDGDSGADGHADGHTDGDADGHTDSGEEWQ from the exons ATGGCGGCGGCGCTGCAGCGGGCGCTGGGcccggaggcggcggcggcggcaccgggGGGAGGCTCGGAGGCGGCGGAACCGGGGAGAGGCTCGGACGCGGCtctgccgccgctgccggtgCTGGTGCTGGGCCCGGCGGGCTCGGGCCGCACCTCGCTGCTGCTGCGGGTGGCACTGGCGGGCGGCGCCGACGGGCCCCGCGCGCTTTTCCTGGCGCCCAGCGCGATCCCGCGGCTCCCGGGAGGCCCCGGCGGCCCCGGCACCGACCCGAGAGCgctgcag CGCCTGGAGCTGCGTTACCCCCGCAGCCTCTCCTCGCTCCGCCGGGAGCTGCTCTCGCTGTCCCCTCGCCCTCCTCCGCTGCTGCTCCTGGACGGCCTCGAGCGCTACCTGGGCTCgtccccggggctcccggcCCGGCTGGCCGCGCTGCTGCTCGAGACCACCCGCACCCCCGTTCCCCGCCCGCCCGGACCCCCGCCCGGACCCCCGCCCGgacccccgccccagcccccgcAGCTGCTGGTAGCCCTGCGCTTGCCACCGCCGGCCCCGCACGTCCTGGCCACGCTGCTGCGCTTCTTCCCGGCGCGCTGCCGGCTCGGCACggcccggcacggcccggcccggatCACCCTGCGCTGTCCCGGCAGCCCCGCACGGCGCTGGCGGCTCAGCCTCGGCACCCCCGGGCACCCAGCGCCACGCGGGGACGGCGACAGCGGCGCGGACGGACACGCGGACGGACACACGGACGGAGACGcggacggacacacggacagcgGGGAGGAGTGGCAGTGA